The Xyrauchen texanus isolate HMW12.3.18 chromosome 25, RBS_HiC_50CHRs, whole genome shotgun sequence genome includes the window TTCCTAGCGCCgtctagcgctctgcacatgcgtcaagcactgggaagtgtaatcgagcttgaaatcatgattgtgccaagagactgcaatggcaagttgtacagtgaaaaattagttatattttactctgttctcacccaaaaccgattagatcacttcagaggacatggattaaaccaccttTAATTCTCATCACcataagtcttttttttactgtattacagtaaataaacattgttgaaaaaaaaaaattttcattgAAATTAGTGAAAATGTAAAGCAGTACTAAGCGAGTACtattatgatgtataaatactttaaattttaaataatgtagAATTTTGTCGCGTtctgaaaatatcataatgaccgtCTGTTTCTATGTTGCAATAATGAAAATTGGGGGTGCATAACTGTCATTTAAATAACGTCCTTTAATAGATCCAAAATCAAATTTCTTATTTGTTACtttaattttgagtaaaataGGATCAGGAAAttttttgacaggttttgtgagaatcaccaaaGAGTGCAGTAACTTCTCTGCAGTAAACTTTTCTGACATCTTCTATGGCTATTTGTCTGGATCTGGCACAACGCAGACTATTTTTCCAGCTTAGTCCCAGACAAACTGCTTTTAATGAGGAACACAAGGTGGCAGTGATTCAGGAAGACTAATTTGATATCTCATTAACTGGTTCGATATTCAAGTTAAGGAATGCCCTCCTGCTGTCATACAAAACCGTCATTTGGCATTTTCACATTATAAGTGTGGAAAAGCTATTAATTGCACACATAATACTTTGATGTGGCGAAATGTGctgaaaaatatacatatttatgtcAGTGTGCATATTCTCCTACCTAGACGCATGCCATTGACATGAATAGTTAATACGTTCCATTTCTTTCTGAAATGAGTGAATATGAGAATTGTAATGGTGTAATGATTGGAAAGCTCTCACATTCTTTCCTCTTTATTTTCAGGTGTGGGGGGAAATTTGGTGGCCATCCAGGCGAGTCGGATCTCCACCTACCTTCATTTCTGGAGTGTCCCTGGAGTGCTGCCCTATAAGATGAGACAGCACTGGCCCAATCCCTGTGTCACGTTCTTCTCCTCTGGTGAGGTCACTTCTAAACTATTTGTGTGCCAAACATGGATTCTCTCACTCCTATGGGTCCTTGAGATAAAGTTCCTAATTTTGATCATTCTCAGTCATATAATTAAATGAGGCCCTTTCACCTTTGTTGTTTTTCTCCAGGAGTGAACTCCAAGTCAGCTCGGGTGCTGTTCCTCCTGGTGGTACCGGGTCACCTGTTGTTTCTCTTTGCCATAAATATGCTACAAGGTGGTCACACTGCCATCACGCCAGCTTTTACCTGCTGCTACCTGGGCGCTGCTCTACTTCAGGTGAGTCCTATGGTTTTTGAAAAAGAATTAACTTTGATCATAACCCAACACCAAGTTTAAACCAAGAGTCGGAGCGGTTTACATGGGAAAATGTGAAACAAGCAATGTAATATACGTTCACACTGATTGTTTCACATAGTAGCTCCATTTTCCAAGGAAAAATGTTTTGGGGATTCTTGAAAAAATTGCTAACCAGAAGGaaggaaaaaaataattgaaGCTTAGAAGTTAATAACACGATTCGTTTCACCTCCTACTATTACTTAAATTAGTACGTATGTGTGAAACTACGTCCATGTTTTTCAGTCCTACAATGTGACATCTCTAAATAACAGATTTTCAGTATTAATAAGACTAAAATAAGTTAAAGCTTTACTTGAATGCTAAATTATTCTATGCTGTTTGCAAAATTGTAAAAACCACTTCATAGCTTAAAACTAGGAATGCACCGATGTTATTAGCTGCTGATATTTGTTGGAAAATATTTGAACAAATTAAAACCATGAGCATGTCAGTCATAAGCATGAAAACGCTGATATGAAAAATTGTTTTTCTAAAATTCTAAAAGAACTCTGGGAATTTTAATGCAAAATTGGGTTGCTtagtgagtaaagacactgactgccacccctggactggagttcacgagtttgaatcccagggcatgctgagtgactgcagtcaggtctcctaagcaacccaattggtccggttgctagggtgggtagagtcacatggggtaacctccttgtggacgctataatgtggttctcgctctcagtggggcacatggtgagttatgcttggatgccgtggagaatagcctgaagcctccacatgcgctatgtctccgcggtaacacgctcaacaagccgtGTCATAAGATTCACGGATTGGCAGTCTCAgactcggaggcaactgagatttgtcctctgccacccaaattgtggcgagtcactatgccaccacgaggacctaacaACCCAAATATTGAGAGCCCAAATATTTTGGCATGTAAATAAAGTTTAATCATGAGTTTTCCCTCACAGGTCGGGATCCTTATTTATACGGCTGACTTGATTGTGCGTTTGGTGTGGAGGAAAGGACTGGACCCTGATAACTTCTCCATCCCATACCTGACTGCACTGGGTGACCTGTTGGGCACAGGGTTCCTGGCCATGTGTTTCCATCTGGTCATGTCAGTGAAGGGGCTCGGCCTGTAAAACACCAGGCCGCCTCCACCTACTCCCAGCTATATCTCTGGAGCCTCTGCCGCCCCGGCAGGCTGCAGTGGCTTTAGAGATGCAAACTTGCTAAACTCAGCATCTATGGGAAGCAGAGCTTGGTTTGGACAGAATATAAGCCACCTCTCCTATAATAACAGGATGGGTTGAATGGAAAGATAGAGTTTTGATTAGTGACAGGTATGGACTACTACCTGACAGTCTGTATACAGTTTTACATGAGCTCTAGGTATGTGTCCATTTGCCACAATGCAGCTTTCATACAGTCACCTGATTACTGACCACAAATGGTCAATCCGATTTTTTTATGTGCTATGTATAAACTGAATTTGAAGTTTACAAGATGTAAGGACCCTGAAGGATTCTGGGATGCTTGTCTTGTGAAGTATCGGTTAATTAGGATTTATTTTAAGGTACATGGTAAAGTCACAAACCTTTGTTGGAGTTCATTCCTTTGTGTAAGTAAATGCATATTAGTTCATGATCACTGCTCGATATTTCTACTGGATTATGAAAATATGGTTTATTTAGATGTCGTGGTCAGTGTGCCTTTAAGATTCTAATATTTTGCATTTGCAATATATAGTTCTTTTTCTGAAATaccatattttaaataaagacaaaataaccATAATGTATAgatagtactgtgcaaacgttttagacACATAATAAgaattatatcttcagctttagtgtgtcaataggaaaaataaattttagactctcaaacattacttttgcaaatagaaatgattagaatagaagaacagggagccctgcaacagatgtcatgttcCCATAaatccccccactgaacattatGTCAGTCTGAGAgttcataaagagacagaagaaatcgagacagcctaaatagataaaagaactgtcgtgaattctccaagaagtttggaacatcctatctgccaacaaccaagaaaaactgtgtcctggtgtccctaggagaattggggcttttaaggcaaaggtggcctcaccaaatattgatttagctttttttttatttttactggactttgtatgacatcaaatgataaaaaaaatctatttatgtcattatttttgaagacatcctcactcgAAACTTTTTCGTAAGtacctaaaacctttgcacaatactaatatatatatatatatataaacatttataaatagataaaatattaaacattatatatgtattttatatacactatttaatataaaaataaaaggaatGATGAACCCTAAAAAAATGGAAAATCTGTCATCAAAAGCATCATTGAAAATGTCCTTACAACTCATGTAGTATAGTTTTTCTGATGTCATTTAATaggtttggatgagaaacagatcaacatttaaataattgaaaatctAGAAACGGCTATATATTTCTTTGGTGCGATTAAAGTAACACCGTTCTTTTGAGTTTGATATTTTCCAACAAAACCCCCTAATTTGGGGGGCTGATTTGTTCATTGAAGTAATGAATGTAATTGGTTGTTCTACTTCATTTGGATGAATAGATGACAATGACACTGAAGTTGGTGTGGCAGTTTTATTTAAGACAGTTGTAATATCTTCACTCAGGCTGAATTATAGTAACCCCTGACACATCGTTTGTTTACAGCTTGAGTGTTGTTGTCCCTAATATGGTTAAAGAAATATGCTTTTGCTCATACCAAAGGCAATCTGCCTTTACATTAGATTTGAAATGGCTGTGACCATAATGAATCACTGTTGGTTGAAATGTATTCCCTGTTGCCcactaaaaaactaaaacaattgaaaaaatgttCTTCATCCTTCAACGCAAGACTCCATACTGGCTAGTGCACATTGGCATTCACAGTTTTGCAGTACATATGCATGCCCCACAAGCTTTCAAAACAGGTGCAAACTGTGAGAGTTACATCACATGTGGCAAATACTGTTGCCACACTCTCAACGGTTCAACTCACACAGTGAATGGCTTTCTTAATCTCACATTTCCTCATACATATGTATTAACCTGCTAAATACATTCATAGTTTCAAAGACAGAATAATCAAAGTAATGGCATTTCGCCAGGACAAACACATGGGGAACTCTGAACCTTCAAAATCTAGATGCAATTTTTAAGTTTCTCTTTAGATGAGAAGACATTGCCTGTTTAAACATATTATAAACCAACCATAAACTAGATTCACAGATAACTCCTGCTCATTTTAAATTCATAATGAGTTGCTGGAAGGTGTACGTGCCAGCTCAATATTGTAACAAGTTGGCTAGATTAAAACATTTCCCAACAGAACACCAGAAGATTTGTTATGCAATGTTGCACACAAGGTACCCACTGTGCATCAGGCTAGCAATGCAGCCCAAGGCAAGGGATGCATGTCTGCCAGATGTTAGTCAGATACTACCACCTCACCCTTTCTATGGTTTTCAACCATAGAAATTTGTCTCAAGTCTTTGACGtggacaaaaataatttcaaaattaagGGTAATttaaactgctaaaaaaaaacaggGACACATTAAAGTTTCTGTGAATGATCCAATTATAGTTGGACTTTTAAACTGTAATGTAGTGCACTTGTGCACAAAGGGTTGGATGCATGAATCTAAAAGTGTTCTAAGGGACTGATTAAATCTATGGTTAGGCTACTACAAAGCATAAGTCTACAGATACAGGTACCTCATTAGAAACATTTATTGCACTTAAACCCTTATTACAGTTTCATAGACAAGTGATTCCACCAAGATTCTGCTGGTGTTTGACCTGCAATGCCCAGTGGGTAGTTTGCACCTCACCCTGCAACCATAACTCAACAAGAGGAGCACTGATGAATGTACAACCTTTCCACAACCACAGCTATGCACTGTGTGTTTACCCAAGCCCGATGCCTGCTAAATAAAGAGGTGACTCTGTGAGAACGACATTTAATTTCAGAGTTGGCCAAGGTAGACAGTCCAGTTCATAACTTAAAGCAGCCTACCTTCATCCCTTAGTTTTACTCGCTATACTTCATCTTTATGTTTGCCGTTCTGTCTCACGCATGGGTTGAGCGCTAaatctttcaaagtatactctctTGACCGTAAGCCCATATGGACTTGTTCAACGCACGTGCACTTTGGCAGCTTTGTGGTAATATTTTAGCTTAGTCAAAGGCAGGCGCATGTGCTGATGATGTGCAAAGATGTGGAATGTCTAGAAAAACACGCTGCATGCAGACAATCGGCGCAAACTGTGCTGACAATTAAATTTGCACCATGCGCACCGTGCGCGAGATGTCCCGgcacacaaaaaacaaagcatAATTTGGCCACTGCATATCTTCAAAAGGCCTTATCTTTTCAAAATCACAAATGATGGTTTGTAACATTTTGGCTTGGGCCTTGTCCACACAAATAACATTTTCCACTTCCTAACATAATTTTCCAAAGTACGTGTTACTAGAGTGTTTTCGATTGTctccatttttggtggaggaaaacgccATCGCATTGTAATTGTGAAAGTAGATCATAGTCCTGGTGACTTGTAAAGGGTTACGGTCTGAAATCATATCCCAAAATGTTAGAAAGGAAGCTTTGAGATCAACCACATTACGTTCCTCAAGGAATTTCATCAAGATTAATGTCAAGGCTTTGCTGGATCAAGTTCAAAAGCAATATCAACAATAAATAAGCTACATTATACCATAAATATCATTTGGGTGTTGAAGATCGAAGGAGGTGAAACATTCATAGCATTTGTCTCTTGATGAAGAATCTTGCTTCATTTATCTACGTTCATAAGGACTAAGGCACATACTTTGAGCTTGGTCTTTATTTACCGAAGCCAAAGGAATTACAGCCAGTATTTCATGAACTTTCATGGGATGTAACACCCCTGCCAGCAGTAATCTCTTCACAGTGCTGAATTTCGCCTCAAGGGAGTGAGGGTGACGCCACATTCAAGGTTCATCCTCTACTGGTTCCCTCAGGCAGTTCACTCAAATACAGACACAAGAGTGAAATTTAATCGTCAGTGCACACAAGACTCAAATCCATGTGCAGATTGAAGATGAAGACTTGGAATCAGTTGAAACACGTTGTGCAAACCCTCATCTCAACTTCAAGTATGCCGGCACAGAGTAGTTAAACAGTAAGAAGTCCATTCGGTAGAGGTTAAAGAGTTTCTTCTGGTAAAACGGACTGATGTTGTCGAAGAACTTGGCGGCCATGTCTCCTGTGGTCCTGGTGCTCTTGGAGGTGGCTGGAAATTTGACCTCTCCATCAGCATCTGCTAGCTTTAGAATATAGCGTGAATCCTGCTCTAGAGTTTCGTATTTGCCCACCACGTCATAATGGATCAAGCAAGGGTGGCAAAGCGAGTGAACCCTCTCCCAGTGCTCATTAAAAGGTTCTTCTCTCTGAGTCTGGGGGTCTACTAAATAATACACAAACTCCTCAAAAGAGACATCGTTGCCTTTTTCCATTGCTTCGGGTTTGGGGTCCTCCCGATGCCTGCGAATGATTTTGGTTCCGTAGCGTTTATGGAACGCTGTGTTGTAGCTACGTGTGAACTTGTTCCGGTAGGCAGAAACTAGTCTCTCAAATGGCTCGCGAACAAAGATAAACTTTAAGTATGTGCGAAGGCGCTTGTTGATCTCGGCCTTGGAATACTCAGAGAGTGAATGTAGGTTGCCCGCCACGTGGGCCTCGTTGGCTGGAATAGCTAGTGGTTCGCGATAGCGACCTTCACCAGTTAGTACCATCATCACACGCTTCCAGTTGGTGCATGCCACTTTGGGAACATAGCAGTACAGCAACTTGTGTTTATCGTCCACTATGAGGTGTCGGAGATCTTCCGGGCTGAGTACACGTCTTTTACGAGTATGCTTGAGACAAGTTTCCTCCAGGAGTTCGCGCCGGCCCTGTAGAGTGGCCTGCACTGCAGACTGCTCCAGCTGGAGGATATGAAGTGGTGGTATAGGAAAAACAAAGTGAAGATGGGGAGGTTAAAAGAACATATCAAGCATTGAACAATTCTTGCCTTGAATGACAGTCCAGTGCATTATGCAAtggaataaaaaactaaatagggATGGGCACAGGTACCTGGGTACTCACAAGAATGATCGAGCATGAAAACAACTACACACAAACGTGTTAAAAGTTGTctaatatttagaatttgtttacggcgtatttatttttttaccttgcGACCCAATTCATTAGACAGCAATTTGCCTTATCAAAACGATgcatcttcatttaaaaaaaatggtagaCAGAGCAAAGTTCCTCAATGGAAcataactaattaaaaaaaaaactaaaaaggcaTGGTCACACATACCTTCGCACTATAAAATTAAGCGGTCAAAGATGGCGTGGGCagatgttgagtgtgtgtgaaaccaacaaaaatataaatggtcaAGCAGCCTCTGTtcaatgctgcactttatacctTGTCCATTGtgatattcagtgtagctgtgtacaaAGCATAGCCCagacagaggtcactgccaaaccatgCAACTGCCCATTGGTCAATGCGGCAAATTCACCTGTAAAATTTCATCAAACTTGAACCAAGATAAATTCTTCGCCCGAAACTCACGATTGCACAGATTCCCATTGAGAATTCCCATTACATCACCATGTAAAGGTATGTGTGACTGTGCCTTAAATTGAACTTGACACAAAATCTTTTAAGTACGATGCTCATggcgcaagatgctgaaaaagcatcattataaaaatatgctaataaaaacaaaaatgaacaatttgtaaattatattcatcctttgctatattgaaagcactacaactacacattatatgatgttttaccttgtgaatttcattgttttttgaaaatgtacagtcatttcaaattaaTTGAATGCAACTCACTCCaacaaagttgagacaggggcaatttagaACTAAAAACTATTTAACGAGTTAAaacaacaaggcgatgtgaaaccggagatgttaaacaggtgaggcaattgtgccATTCTACTGTAttctgtataaggagcctccaaataCAGCCTAGaacttcaagagcaaggatcgttcaagacttgtcaatttgccaacagatgcttcagaaaataatccagcactttgagaacaatgttccccaaagacaaataggaaggatttggggcatttcaccttCTAAAGTGCACAATATACTTAAAAGATTCaaagaatctggtcaaatctcggtgtgtaaagggcaagacgaaaactatttctgaatgcgcgtgatctctgatccctaagacgtcactgtcttaaaaaacgtcattcatctgtaatggatatcatgaacattggCTTTGGATTACTTTAGTATACcattgttagtcaacaccatttgcagctgcatccacagatgcaagttaagactttactgtgcaaagcagaagccctacatcaacacggtccagaagcgctgccgacttctctgggctcggccTCATCTTAGaaggaaagtagaacagtgtaaCTGTGctatctgggccaaagaggaaaaggaccatccaagctgttattagcatcaggtccaaaagccagtgtctgtatgggccaggggtgtttctgtgcccatggcatgggtaactcacacatctgtgagaacaccatgaatgcagacagatatgtacaaactttacagcaacatatactgccatccagcacgtCTTTTCCaaggacatccctgcattttccaggcgaacaacttcaaaccacatactgcccggattaccagtgcatggctgtgtgagcagagagtgtgggtgctagattggcctgcctgcagtcctgaccggtctccagttgagaatgtgtgTTGCATTATTAAGTGCATTAAATGGCAATGAAGACCCCGAACacttgtgcagctaaagacctacataatggatgaatgggggaaatccactttctaaactttacaaacttgtgtcttcagtgcccaaatgcttaataagtgttattacatgaaattatgtttcacagtggaaaaactcaactgtcccaacttttttggagcaggTTGTAATCATCTGAATTACTGTACATtgtcaaaaaacaatgaaattcactaagaaaaacataatataatgtgtagttgttgtgctttcaatatagcaaagtgtgaatataaatttacaaaatcacaaaattttgtttttattagcatttttcatactgtgcCAACTTTTCCGGAAACGGGGttgtaaaacaacaatttaaaaaacagTGTAAAAATACTTTTGTACTCTGTAAATGTATCCATTGTGAACTCAAGAAGACAAAATGACCATGCCCATCCCTACACCAAACAGCAGAACCCAGACCTTGTCCAGATAATCTTTTTTTGGGTGGTTGAAACTGAAATCTACAGGAACTTGTGGCTGAGAAAGAAATATAGGCTTTGACAACTGTGCAGTTATGGGAACTGCAGTACATCCAGGCACATGTATTTGTGTGACATTATGCAATAAGACAGTTGCTCTGTTTGAGGGAAGTTCTTGTCAAACCATGAGGCATATGACAACTACGTGAGAGTAACATTTTGCCTGAGGGATGATCAACAGATGGCTAGGATAATGGAAAGAATCCCAAAGGATTTGATGAGCTTGTAGTGATAAACTTGAAGGGTCTTATCTAGACTTTTCACAGAGAtctttaaaacaataatttaacaaaaaatttacatttggtAATTTAAATCAccttcatgctgttccaaacccattcaaCTTCTTTACTCTGGAACAAAAAATTATAGGTGGTCACTGCCTGTTTTCATTAAATGCCAGAACATTCTACAAAATCTCTCCATTTGTATTCAAAGGAAGAACGTCTAGCAAAAGGggagtaaataagtaaataattctctcatcatttactcacccttatgccatcccagaagtgtataacggtctttcttttgctgaacacaaattaagctttttaaaaaaatatctaaaaattgaggtccttacaatgcaagtgaaggtaGCCAGAACTTACAAGTCAGTataaatatgactccagtggtgatataagtgatataatatgtgtgcgcgtgtgtaacagaacaatatttaatatttttttcctataaattatcctccctgcccagtaggtggcgatctgcacaaagaatgtgaatcgccaaaaacaaaagaagaaaaatgttaagttaaagtgaagatttataataaaaaaggacttaaatactcaaatcatatcacttctgaagatatggatttaacaactggagtcatttggattacttttaagctgcctttatatgctttttaaaaccttcaaagttctggccaccagaaaatcttcatttgtattctgcagaagaaataaagttacatctggatggcatgagagtgagtaaatgatgagagaattttcattttagggtgaaccatccctttaaaaataCTGCATTGTTAGGTTTTTGCTTTAGAGTCTGATTCTAACAGGATAAGGACTACAAAGCACACATCTTTGACAATGTTGAACTCAACGTATCTGTACTGCCATGGAAAATTCACTAAGACGGGGAGTACAACATCCTGAAATCTAAAACCCTACACAGAAACACCAGCCTAATCAATTTTGTCCTTAAAATTATTTGCAATTTAAGAAAACAAGGCTTGGAAAAGTTTCATAATGACTCATTTGTTCCTTTCCAACATACTGCATTGTTTACAATTTTTGGACAGCCTAAAAGCTTTTCGCGAAAAACTTGTAAATATAAAATGGACCTCACGGTTAGTGCTGTGAATTCAGTACGGGatgcatttcatttagttttgtcaGTTGGTTTGTGAGTGTCTTAAATTATGATAATGTAAGCTAATGGTGAGTAAAGTGAGCTGGTTTTGGAATGAGaggttgttttttttagcaattcAAGATCCCTTGCTGTAAAAAAACTGTCCCTTCAACACCAGGGGCCCGTGGAAAGCACTTTGTCCTCTGTTAACCATCCAACAATTCATACTCCAAAATGATCTTCAAAAGTTTTGCCATCTTCACTTTTCCTAGGTCTTTCAATCAATGAAATACTCACCTGGTAATTTTCTTGTAGTGTCTGCAAAGGACTTCGTCTTGATTTAACTGGGAAACTGTTTCCACTCGAAAGCTGTTCGAAGctacaaacaaaacataaatgcaaCGGATCAGAAATGGCAATTGATAACTAAAAGCAGAATGATAAAATTTCTAAAAGTAAAACTTTTTGATATCTCATTAGGGTCCCGAACTTGCTGTCCGAGATGATAAAATgagaaatcataaaaaaaaaaaatggtttaaagCAGGTGTCAAATTCATATAAATGTGATTTGtttgtccatgttggtttcataatttTTAGAAAAACATGTATAGCGTTTTctacaaaaaatatatgaatacaaaTTTAATGACATTACACTTTGAAAACCTGTGAGTGTATTCAACTTAATCATTTATTTcggtttatctttttttttttaatgaatcacaaatgccatggacttgGCTGGACTCCCAAGTCtcaaaggctcgagtccgagtaaaaatgcatccaagtATCATGCTATATTCAATCacattgcaaaattctggcctgttaataataccttgaatatcaaaatccacaaaaggaagatccttttcctatttggctcctaaactatggaatagtcttccgaACATGGTTCAAAACTCGGATACACTCTGTTTAAATCTAGAATAAAGACTCctctattcagccaggcatacacctaatttatccatcagctcatagttatgctgcattagttaGGTCTGCAGGAACCGGAAACACTTCTCATAATctattatcttgttttaaagcaaATGGCATTAGGCTAATATTATTCTTTTTGTTTCCCCGTCTTAACCTCAGGATACATAGCCTGAGGTTACAAGAGTCTGCCAAATCCAGCtccggtcctgcctgatgtccaaCTCCCACTACTATGTGTTGC containing:
- the LOC127618489 gene encoding carbohydrate sulfotransferase 11-like, coding for MPFSTSVAGRESGIVRCRRIRMKKPKVGRMFLATCVGSFFILILYIQNISRSGDFEQLSSGNSFPVKSRRSPLQTLQENYQLEQSAVQATLQGRRELLEETCLKHTRKRRVLSPEDLRHLIVDDKHKLLYCYVPKVACTNWKRVMMVLTGEGRYREPLAIPANEAHVAGNLHSLSEYSKAEINKRLRTYLKFIFVREPFERLVSAYRNKFTRSYNTAFHKRYGTKIIRRHREDPKPEAMEKGNDVSFEEFVYYLVDPQTQREEPFNEHWERVHSLCHPCLIHYDVVGKYETLEQDSRYILKLADADGEVKFPATSKSTRTTGDMAAKFFDNISPFYQKKLFNLYRMDFLLFNYSVPAYLKLR